TCTCTTTTTTCCTTTAAGCGATTTTAAATTATCCACAGCATCAGCATCGCCTCGCTTTACCGCCTTCCCAAAACATTCCCTTGCCTTACCATAATCCTGCGGAACACCCCGACCATTATAATACATCACACCTAAATTATACATAGCATCAGCATTGTCTTT
The genomic region above belongs to Candidatus Hydrogenedens sp. and contains:
- a CDS encoding SEL1-like repeat protein, whose product is MYNLGVMYYNGRGVPQDYGKARECFGKAVKRGDADAVDNLKSLKGKKRK